A portion of the Streptomyces platensis genome contains these proteins:
- the treS gene encoding maltose alpha-D-glucosyltransferase, producing MIVNEPVPDTFEDTPAKDRDPDWFKRAVFYEVLVRSFQDSNGDGIGDLKGITAKLDYLQWLGVDCLWLPPFFKSPLRDGGYDVADYTAVLPEFGDLADFVEFVDAAHHRGMRVIIDMVMNHTSDQHPWFQESRTDPEGPYGDYYVWADDDKQYADARIIFVDTEASNWTFDPVRKQYYWHRFFSHQPDLNYENPAVQEEMISALRFWLDLGIDGFRLDAVPYLYAEEGTNCENLPASHAFLKRVRAEIDAHYPDTVLLAEANQWPEDVVDYFGDYGVGGDECHMAFHFPVMPRIFMAVRRESRYPVSEILAKTPAIPSGCQWGIFLRNHDELTLEMVTDEERDYMYAEYAKDPRMRANIGIRRRLATLLDNDRNQIELFTALLLSLPGSPILYYGDEIGMGDNIWLGDRDAVRTPMQWTPDRNAGFSSCDPGRLFLPTIMDPVYGYQVTNVEAAMSSPSSLLHWTRRMIEIRKQNPAFGLGSYTELSSTNPAVLAFLRAAPGTGGADDDLVLCVHNFSRFAQPTELDLRSFSGRHPVELIGGVRFPAIGELPYLLTLAGHGFYWFRLRRNSG from the coding sequence TTGATCGTCAATGAGCCTGTCCCCGACACATTCGAGGACACCCCGGCGAAGGACCGCGATCCCGACTGGTTCAAACGGGCCGTTTTCTACGAAGTCCTGGTGCGCTCTTTCCAGGACAGCAATGGCGACGGCATCGGCGACCTCAAGGGCATCACGGCCAAGCTCGACTATCTGCAATGGCTGGGGGTGGACTGCCTCTGGCTGCCGCCGTTCTTCAAATCCCCGCTGCGGGACGGCGGTTACGATGTCGCCGACTACACCGCGGTGCTCCCCGAATTCGGTGACCTGGCCGATTTCGTGGAATTCGTGGACGCCGCACACCACCGCGGTATGCGGGTCATCATCGACATGGTGATGAACCACACCAGCGACCAGCACCCGTGGTTCCAGGAATCGCGCACGGACCCCGAGGGGCCGTACGGCGACTATTACGTCTGGGCCGACGACGACAAGCAGTACGCCGACGCCCGCATCATCTTCGTCGACACCGAGGCCTCCAACTGGACCTTTGACCCGGTCCGCAAGCAGTACTACTGGCACCGCTTCTTCTCCCACCAGCCGGATCTCAACTACGAGAACCCGGCGGTCCAGGAAGAGATGATCTCCGCCCTGCGTTTCTGGCTCGATCTGGGGATCGACGGTTTCCGGCTGGACGCGGTGCCGTACCTCTACGCCGAGGAGGGCACCAACTGCGAGAATCTCCCCGCCTCGCACGCCTTCCTCAAGCGGGTCCGGGCGGAAATCGACGCGCATTACCCGGACACCGTGCTGCTGGCCGAGGCCAATCAGTGGCCGGAGGATGTCGTCGACTACTTCGGTGATTACGGCGTCGGCGGCGACGAATGCCATATGGCCTTCCACTTCCCGGTCATGCCGCGCATCTTCATGGCGGTACGCCGCGAATCGCGCTATCCGGTCTCGGAAATCCTCGCCAAGACCCCGGCGATTCCGTCCGGCTGCCAGTGGGGCATCTTCCTGCGCAACCACGACGAGCTGACCCTCGAAATGGTCACGGACGAAGAGCGCGACTACATGTACGCGGAGTACGCCAAGGATCCGCGGATGCGGGCCAATATCGGCATTCGCCGGCGGCTGGCCACGCTGCTCGACAACGACCGCAATCAGATCGAGCTCTTCACGGCCCTGCTGCTGTCCCTGCCGGGTTCGCCGATCCTCTATTACGGCGACGAGATCGGCATGGGTGACAACATCTGGCTCGGCGACCGGGACGCGGTGCGCACCCCGATGCAGTGGACGCCGGACCGCAACGCCGGCTTCTCCTCCTGCGACCCGGGCCGGCTCTTCCTGCCGACCATCATGGATCCCGTCTACGGCTACCAGGTCACCAATGTCGAGGCCGCGATGAGTTCGCCCTCCTCGCTGCTGCACTGGACCCGGCGGATGATCGAGATCCGTAAGCAGAATCCGGCGTTCGGGCTCGGCAGCTACACCGAGCTGTCCTCCACGAACCCGGCGGTGCTGGCCTTCCTGCGGGCGGCGCCGGGCACCGGCGGCGCGGATGACGACCTGGTGCTGTGCGTGCACAACTTCTCGCGCTTCGCCCAGCCCACGGAGCTGGACCTGCGGTCGTTCAGCGGCCGCCATCCGGTGGAACTCATCGGCGGCGTCCGCTTCCCCGCCATCGGGGAGCTGCCGTATCTGCTGACCCTCGCCGGCCACGGCTTCTATTGGTTCCGGCTGCGCAGAAATTCCGGTTAG
- a CDS encoding alpha-1,4-glucan--maltose-1-phosphate maltosyltransferase, whose protein sequence is MIGRIPVLDIRPQIDCGRRPAKAVVGETFEVSATVFREGHDAVAANVVLRNPAGRCGPWTPMQERAPGSDRWSAEVTPGIEGRWTFTVEAWSDPVTTWRRHAAIKIPAGIDTELMLAEGAELHERAAAEVPKSDGREAVLAAVDALRDAGRPAAARLAAALAPQVTEALARHPLRELLTVSRPMPLVVERRRALYGSWYELFPRSEGAAVTPDGTAVSGTLRTAADRLPAVAAMGFDVVYLPPVHPIGTAFRKGPNNALTAGPDDVGSPWAIGSPAGGHDALHPDLGTFDDFAHFVRTARDLRMEVALDFALQCSPDHPWVTLHPQWFHHRADGSIAYAENPPKKYQDIYPLAFDTDFRGLVRETERVLRFWMAKGVRIFRVDNPHTKPVAFWEKVIGDINRTDPDVLFLAEAFTRPAMLHTLAQIGFHQSYTYFTWRNTKQELTDYLTELTGESACYLRPNFFVNTPDILHAYLQEGGRPAFEVRAVLAATLSPTWGVYAGYELCESTPVRRGSEEYLDSEKYQLRPRDWDAAAREGRTIAPLITTLNRIRRRHPALQQLRQLHFHHVDNEAVLAYSKREGNGDRADTVLTVVNLDPHHTHEATVSLDMPELGLGRHESFPVRDELTGDTYHWGRDNYVRLEPGRSLAPAHVLSLRPSSPIGGSPN, encoded by the coding sequence GCGCTGCGGCCCCTGGACGCCGATGCAGGAGCGGGCACCCGGCTCCGACCGGTGGAGCGCCGAGGTCACCCCCGGCATCGAGGGCCGCTGGACGTTCACCGTCGAGGCCTGGTCCGATCCGGTCACCACCTGGCGGCGGCATGCCGCCATCAAGATCCCGGCGGGGATCGACACCGAGCTGATGCTCGCCGAGGGCGCCGAGCTCCATGAGCGGGCGGCCGCGGAGGTCCCCAAGAGCGACGGCCGTGAGGCGGTGCTCGCCGCCGTGGACGCGCTGCGCGACGCCGGGCGGCCCGCCGCGGCCCGGCTGGCCGCGGCGCTCGCCCCGCAGGTCACCGAGGCGCTGGCCCGCCATCCGCTGCGCGAACTGCTCACCGTCTCGCGTCCGATGCCGCTGGTCGTCGAGCGCCGGCGGGCCCTGTACGGCTCGTGGTACGAGCTCTTCCCGCGCTCCGAGGGCGCCGCCGTCACCCCGGACGGCACGGCCGTCAGCGGCACCCTGCGCACCGCCGCCGACCGGCTGCCGGCCGTCGCCGCCATGGGCTTCGACGTGGTCTATCTCCCGCCCGTCCACCCCATCGGCACCGCCTTCCGCAAGGGCCCCAACAACGCGCTCACCGCCGGCCCGGACGATGTCGGCTCCCCCTGGGCCATCGGCTCACCGGCCGGCGGCCATGACGCCCTCCACCCGGACCTGGGCACCTTCGACGACTTCGCACACTTCGTCCGCACCGCCCGTGACCTGCGGATGGAGGTCGCCCTGGACTTCGCGCTCCAGTGCTCCCCGGACCACCCCTGGGTCACCCTGCACCCCCAGTGGTTCCACCACCGCGCGGACGGCTCGATCGCCTACGCCGAGAACCCGCCGAAGAAGTACCAGGACATCTACCCCCTGGCCTTCGACACCGACTTCCGGGGGCTGGTCCGCGAGACCGAACGCGTACTGCGCTTCTGGATGGCCAAGGGCGTCCGGATCTTCCGGGTGGACAATCCCCACACCAAGCCGGTGGCCTTCTGGGAGAAGGTGATCGGCGACATCAACCGCACCGATCCGGACGTGCTCTTCCTCGCCGAGGCGTTCACCCGCCCGGCCATGCTGCACACCCTCGCGCAGATCGGCTTCCACCAGTCGTACACCTACTTCACCTGGCGTAACACCAAGCAGGAGCTGACCGACTACCTCACCGAACTGACCGGCGAGAGCGCCTGCTACCTGCGGCCCAATTTCTTTGTGAACACCCCCGACATCCTGCACGCCTACCTCCAGGAGGGCGGCCGCCCCGCCTTCGAGGTACGCGCCGTACTGGCCGCCACCCTGTCCCCCACCTGGGGTGTCTACGCCGGATATGAGCTCTGCGAGTCGACGCCGGTACGCCGCGGCAGCGAGGAGTACCTGGACTCGGAGAAGTACCAACTCAGGCCGCGCGACTGGGATGCGGCGGCCCGGGAGGGACGCACCATCGCCCCCCTGATCACCACGCTCAACCGCATCCGCCGCCGGCACCCTGCCCTTCAGCAGCTGCGCCAGCTGCATTTCCACCACGTCGACAACGAGGCCGTCCTCGCCTACTCCAAGCGCGAGGGGAACGGCGACCGCGCCGACACGGTGCTCACGGTGGTCAACCTCGACCCGCACCACACCCACGAGGCGACGGTGTCGTTGGACATGCCGGAACTCGGCCTCGGCCGGCACGAGTCCTTTCCGGTGCGCGACGAGCTCACCGGCGACACCTACCACTGGGGCAGGGACAACTATGTGCGCCTGGAGCCGGGCCGCTCACTCGCGCCCGCCCATGTGCTGTCGCTGCGACCGTCCTCACCGATCGGAGGGTCACCCAATTGA